One segment of Arcanobacterium phocae DNA contains the following:
- a CDS encoding ComEC/Rec2 family competence protein, producing the protein MTIRVSGIIKSYPISKNGGCDFILTTSSVVVSGTTYQYRYRLHAHVATSSCPNRFDAIQTRGHLQQNNYAERSDAQLQAHAITVTYPANGWNHYVNRVHDALMDYAHSTVNHHDSLIPGIAVGDDSRLPSDMKRDMRNLGLSHLTAVSGSHISLMIGLVLLVIGKRQPLLTGTTAALAVYLLTTLVSPEPSVSRAVIMGMLFCLGLGQRYTASAMPLLSITVMAVSLLQPSLVRSLGFQLSVVAVAAIVIGSGYIHSILSALIPPFLADAIGIPFLAGVATAPLLVTIQDSLSVWTILANALIAPVVAPLTILGLAGGLLAPIMPIVGTVLFSCAGICTWWMNIVVHMFPSVEYSPIVTVVINAVALGIIIFLLLRYRPSDQRSLGRG; encoded by the coding sequence ATGACAATCCGCGTATCCGGCATTATCAAATCTTATCCCATTAGCAAAAATGGTGGTTGTGACTTCATCCTAACTACTTCTTCAGTAGTCGTATCTGGGACGACATACCAGTACCGATACCGTCTACACGCACACGTTGCCACGTCTTCGTGCCCGAATAGATTTGACGCTATCCAAACTCGCGGACACCTTCAACAAAACAACTATGCCGAACGCAGTGACGCCCAGCTACAAGCGCATGCCATAACTGTGACCTACCCGGCCAACGGCTGGAATCACTATGTTAATCGGGTACATGATGCCCTGATGGATTATGCCCATTCCACCGTTAACCATCATGATTCTCTGATACCAGGTATTGCCGTCGGAGATGATTCTCGATTGCCGTCAGATATGAAAAGAGACATGCGCAATCTCGGACTATCTCATTTGACGGCGGTATCTGGTTCACATATTTCATTAATGATCGGGCTGGTTTTGCTCGTAATAGGAAAACGTCAACCACTACTTACCGGCACTACGGCCGCGCTCGCGGTATATCTACTAACTACGCTAGTATCGCCAGAGCCGTCTGTCAGCAGAGCTGTAATAATGGGAATGCTCTTCTGCTTAGGACTTGGGCAAAGATATACGGCCAGCGCAATGCCTTTATTGTCAATTACGGTAATGGCAGTATCACTCTTACAACCAAGCCTTGTTAGAAGTCTCGGATTTCAGCTTTCCGTTGTGGCAGTAGCAGCAATCGTGATTGGAAGCGGATACATTCATTCAATTTTAAGTGCTTTAATCCCGCCGTTCCTTGCTGACGCGATCGGAATCCCATTTTTAGCCGGTGTGGCTACTGCACCGTTGCTCGTAACTATTCAAGATTCTCTATCAGTCTGGACGATACTTGCTAACGCTCTTATCGCGCCTGTGGTTGCACCACTGACAATTTTAGGTCTAGCAGGTGGCCTATTAGCGCCAATAATGCCGATAGTTGGCACTGTCCTTTTCTCCTGTGCTGGAATATGCACTTGGTGGATGAACATTGTTGTTCACATGTTTCCAAGCGTAGAATATTCGCCTATAGTCACAGTAGTAATAAACGCTGTCGCTCTGGGTATTATTATTTTTCTATTACTCAGATATCGGCCAAGCGATCAACGCAGTTTAGGCAGGGGATAA
- a CDS encoding ComEA family DNA-binding protein produces the protein MKTPPPKRRHGSQTGSLRRSPHTRIGYANIQRESAGTTRATSERLEQLTAAALSMGAGRDIAAMGDTGKNIRMKWSSDAARIVAIVVVLITLVVVTTTLIQSSEKGHAEVPRPIPQESSQPTETAEPEKQPASNEKDQNIVVYVSGAVNKPGIVSLGAQARVNEAVEAAGGALENADLTRINLAATVTDAEHIHVPKVGEEAREQEATVSEQQNRDPKVDINTADSTTLQSVPGIGPATAQAIVKWRQEHGKFAHLEQLTEVPGIGLKTLERLQEYIRIG, from the coding sequence GCCGTAGCCCGCACACCAGAATTGGATATGCCAACATACAACGTGAAAGCGCCGGAACTACTCGCGCTACTAGTGAGCGTCTAGAACAGCTAACTGCGGCAGCATTGTCAATGGGAGCTGGTCGTGATATCGCCGCCATGGGCGATACTGGAAAAAACATAAGAATGAAGTGGAGTTCAGATGCGGCACGGATCGTTGCCATCGTCGTCGTCCTAATAACACTAGTAGTTGTCACAACTACTCTTATCCAGTCCTCAGAAAAGGGACACGCAGAGGTGCCTCGCCCAATACCTCAAGAATCTTCACAGCCAACAGAAACCGCTGAACCGGAAAAACAACCAGCTAGCAACGAGAAAGACCAAAATATTGTTGTGTACGTTTCTGGTGCCGTAAACAAACCAGGCATTGTTTCTCTTGGAGCTCAGGCTCGAGTGAACGAGGCTGTTGAAGCAGCTGGGGGAGCTCTAGAGAACGCAGATCTAACTAGAATTAATCTTGCCGCTACCGTTACAGATGCAGAACACATTCATGTCCCGAAAGTGGGAGAGGAAGCAAGGGAACAAGAGGCAACTGTATCAGAACAACAAAACAGAGATCCGAAAGTCGATATCAACACGGCAGATAGCACAACTTTACAATCAGTGCCCGGAATAGGACCTGCTACGGCCCAGGCAATTGTGAAATGGCGGCAAGAACATGGGAAATTCGCGCACCTCGAACAACTAACTGAAGTGCCTGGAATCGGTCTGAAAACTCTCGAGCGCCTCCAAGAGTATATCCGCATAGGATAA
- the holA gene encoding DNA polymerase III subunit delta → MTWDQIRLAPVLLIQSAEPVYADRAVALIKRQAREIDLNTDVIEIDANSYSGGYLSAVASPSLFGERRLILIRQLETLTNALQEDLLTYLQFPEPDVVLVLQHNGGARGKKILQTLAKNNVPTTKIAAVKTQRDKVQAVTADIRAAGRKMTPEAIGALIEAVGSDVRELLAAVQQLLADVDGLITEENIHTYFSGRIEAKGFTVADALIAGNVGEAVKLARHALATGATHTAILGAISAKLRTMAHILGQRSGTIDTKVSIVPWMADRAKRDLRGWTAPGLAAAISAIARADADVKGGSRDPGYALERGILDVGRARKIRA, encoded by the coding sequence ATGACATGGGATCAGATACGACTGGCGCCAGTGCTTCTCATACAGTCTGCCGAACCGGTATATGCCGATCGTGCGGTAGCACTTATCAAGCGGCAAGCGCGAGAAATTGACCTAAACACTGATGTGATTGAAATTGACGCAAATTCATACAGCGGAGGCTACCTCAGTGCAGTCGCTTCACCCTCCTTATTTGGCGAGCGGCGGTTAATTTTGATCCGGCAATTAGAAACTCTAACGAATGCACTGCAAGAAGACTTACTGACATATCTGCAGTTCCCGGAACCTGACGTAGTTCTCGTACTGCAGCATAATGGTGGAGCGCGTGGTAAAAAAATACTTCAAACATTAGCTAAAAACAACGTGCCAACAACTAAAATTGCGGCTGTGAAGACCCAGCGGGATAAAGTTCAGGCAGTCACTGCAGATATCCGGGCAGCTGGCCGAAAGATGACTCCAGAGGCCATCGGTGCGCTGATCGAAGCAGTCGGATCTGATGTACGGGAATTGTTAGCTGCTGTTCAACAACTGCTAGCTGATGTCGATGGTCTAATTACTGAAGAAAATATCCACACGTATTTCTCTGGACGTATCGAAGCTAAAGGATTCACCGTGGCGGACGCATTGATCGCTGGGAACGTAGGAGAAGCTGTGAAGTTAGCTCGGCACGCCCTAGCTACTGGTGCTACCCACACTGCGATATTGGGCGCTATTTCTGCAAAGTTGCGCACAATGGCACATATTCTAGGGCAACGCTCAGGAACAATTGACACCAAAGTATCTATCGTTCCATGGATGGCAGACCGAGCAAAACGAGACTTGCGTGGGTGGACGGCACCCGGTCTAGCCGCAGCAATTTCAGCGATAGCCCGGGCTGACGCAGATGTTAAAGGTGGCTCACGAGATCCTGGTTACGCACTTGAACGCGGAATTTTGGATGTGGGACGTGCACGTAAGATTCGCGCGTGA
- the rpsT gene encoding 30S ribosomal protein S20 — translation MANIKSQKKRIKTNEKRRVRNQAYKSELKTLVRKTREAIATGDVEVATDALKVTSRKLDKAVSKGIIHKNQAANRKSKLAVQVAKLGK, via the coding sequence GTGGCAAACATCAAGTCCCAAAAGAAGCGCATCAAGACCAACGAGAAGCGCCGTGTCCGTAACCAGGCTTACAAGTCCGAGCTTAAGACGCTCGTTCGTAAGACTCGCGAAGCTATCGCCACTGGCGATGTGGAAGTTGCAACCGACGCCCTCAAGGTCACCAGCCGCAAGCTGGATAAGGCTGTTTCTAAGGGTATTATCCACAAGAACCAGGCTGCTAACCGTAAGTCGAAGCTCGCCGTTCAGGTAGCTAAACTCGGCAAGTAG